The following proteins come from a genomic window of Elusimicrobiota bacterium:
- the nusB gene encoding transcription antitermination factor NusB produces the protein MGLRRQAREAALQILYLADIARLPGEVAARIIWEGSEAPPRTKAFGDTLAKGTLTHRPLLDQLIAKYAENWEIGRMAAIDRNVLRLAAFELLNELDTPVSVVIDEAVEIAKTYSTQDSGKFVNGILDKIKSERPVAPPAPPREGQRELFG, from the coding sequence ATGGGCCTGCGGCGCCAGGCGCGGGAAGCCGCGCTTCAAATCCTTTACTTGGCGGACATCGCCCGCCTGCCCGGCGAGGTCGCCGCGCGGATCATTTGGGAGGGCTCCGAAGCCCCGCCGCGCACCAAGGCCTTCGGTGACACCCTGGCCAAGGGCACCTTGACGCACCGGCCGCTCCTGGACCAGTTGATCGCCAAATACGCCGAAAACTGGGAGATCGGCCGCATGGCGGCCATCGACCGCAACGTTCTGCGTTTGGCGGCCTTCGAACTCTTGAACGAACTGGACACCCCCGTGTCGGTGGTCATCGACGAGGCCGTGGAAATCGCCAAAACCTATTCCACCCAGGACTCCGGCAAGTTTGTGAACGGCATTTTGGACAAAATCAAGTCCGAGCGTCCCGTCGCGCCGCCCGCGCCGCCCCGCGAAGGCCAGCGCGAACTGTTCGGCTGA
- a CDS encoding 6,7-dimethyl-8-ribityllumazine synthase codes for MKLSSPSTALPVGRGKRFAVVVSRFNSDVTDRLLAGCRATFRAAGVADRDVRVIHAPGAFELPFLCRRLATSRRYHAVVALGCIVRGQTPHDRYIAQAVAQGIMAVGLETGVPVVFGVLTPLNARQARARSGAGDANKGVESARAALEMASGDF; via the coding sequence ATGAAACTGTCCTCGCCCTCCACCGCCCTCCCCGTCGGCCGCGGCAAACGGTTCGCCGTCGTTGTGTCGCGCTTCAACAGCGACGTCACCGACCGCTTGTTGGCGGGGTGCCGGGCCACCTTTCGCGCGGCCGGGGTGGCCGACCGCGATGTCCGGGTGATCCACGCCCCCGGTGCGTTCGAACTCCCGTTTCTCTGCCGTCGCTTGGCGACTTCGCGGCGTTACCACGCCGTGGTGGCTCTCGGTTGCATTGTCCGCGGTCAGACGCCCCACGACCGTTACATCGCCCAGGCGGTGGCCCAGGGGATCATGGCCGTCGGGTTGGAGACCGGCGTGCCCGTCGTGTTCGGCGTGCTGACGCCCCTCAACGCCCGCCAGGCCAGGGCGCGGTCCGGCGCGGGCGACGCCAACAAGGGCGTCGAATCGGCGCGGGCGGCGCTCGAAATGGCGTCGGGGGATTTCTAA
- a CDS encoding bifunctional 3,4-dihydroxy-2-butanone-4-phosphate synthase/GTP cyclohydrolase II, with product MTFVSIPEALKEFRAGRALVVVDDPGRENEGDVVIAAEKVTPAAINFMAKEGRGLICVPMLGDRLDSLRINPMVERGEPREAAFTVSVDAKRGVTTGISAHDRARTVRALIDPKTRPADLSRPGHIFPLRYREGGVLVRSGHTEAAVDLARLAGLTPAAVICEIMNEDGSMSRLPTLKRFARKHKLKMVTIEDLISHRRRHEKLVRRLATANLPTRAGLFQIHLYEDVPTGDKHVALVRGEVVGRKNVLVRVHSSCFTGDVLHSLRCDCGEQLEQAMKRINDDGTGVLLYMHQEGRGIGLVNKLHAYALQEQGLDTVEANQKLGFAPDLREYGIGAQILADLGLTSVRLLTNNPKKIVGLDGYGLRVSERVPLQITPNRHNQRYLSAKRRKLGHLLDGR from the coding sequence ATGACGTTTGTTTCCATTCCCGAAGCGTTGAAAGAATTCCGCGCGGGCCGCGCGTTGGTCGTCGTGGACGATCCCGGCCGCGAGAACGAGGGCGACGTGGTGATCGCCGCCGAAAAGGTGACGCCCGCGGCCATCAACTTCATGGCCAAAGAGGGGCGCGGCCTGATTTGCGTGCCCATGTTGGGCGACCGGTTGGATTCGTTGCGCATCAACCCCATGGTCGAGCGCGGCGAGCCGCGCGAGGCGGCGTTCACGGTGTCCGTGGACGCCAAACGCGGGGTGACGACGGGGATTTCCGCCCACGACCGCGCGCGAACCGTGCGGGCTCTCATCGACCCCAAAACGCGGCCCGCGGACCTCTCGCGGCCCGGCCACATTTTCCCGTTGCGTTACCGCGAGGGCGGGGTGTTGGTTCGTTCCGGCCACACCGAGGCCGCCGTCGATCTCGCGCGGCTCGCGGGGCTCACTCCCGCCGCCGTGATATGCGAGATCATGAACGAGGACGGTTCCATGAGCCGGTTGCCGACCTTGAAGCGTTTCGCGCGCAAGCACAAGCTCAAGATGGTGACCATCGAGGACTTGATTTCCCACCGTCGGCGTCACGAGAAGCTCGTGCGGCGTCTGGCCACGGCCAACCTGCCGACCCGGGCGGGACTGTTTCAAATCCATCTCTACGAGGACGTCCCCACGGGGGACAAGCACGTCGCCCTGGTGCGCGGCGAAGTGGTGGGACGAAAAAACGTCTTGGTTCGGGTGCACTCCTCCTGCTTCACGGGCGACGTCCTTCATTCCCTCCGCTGCGATTGCGGCGAACAGTTGGAACAGGCGATGAAGCGGATCAACGACGACGGCACCGGCGTTTTGCTCTACATGCACCAAGAGGGGCGCGGCATCGGCTTGGTGAACAAGCTGCACGCCTACGCGCTGCAGGAGCAGGGGCTCGACACCGTTGAAGCCAATCAGAAACTGGGGTTTGCCCCGGACCTCCGGGAATACGGGATCGGCGCCCAAATCCTGGCCGACCTGGGCCTCACCAGCGTTCGGCTTTTGACCAACAACCCCAAGAAAATCGTCGGATTGGATGGGTACGGACTGCGCGTGAGCGAGCGCGTGCCGCTTCAGATAACGCCCAACCGGCACAATCAGCGCTACCTGTCGGCCAAACGCCGGAAGCTGGGCCATCTTTTGGATGGTCGATAA
- a CDS encoding riboflavin synthase has translation MFTGLIQDVGRVARREGLRLWVEGSLCRLRRGDSVAVNGVCLTVTGAAAAGRRTVWRFDLSEETARLTTLGTCVPGRPVNLEAALKIGDALGGHIVQGHVDGIGRVEAVRPEKGGRLLTFSFPPALKDFLVSKGSIAVDGISLTVVRPRGARFDAAIIPHTDAHTTLGTARVGDAVNIEADPLAKHVAGLLAAWRKK, from the coding sequence ATGTTCACCGGACTGATTCAAGACGTCGGTCGTGTGGCGCGCCGGGAGGGCCTTCGCCTCTGGGTGGAAGGGTCGCTTTGCCGTTTGCGCCGGGGCGATTCGGTGGCGGTCAACGGGGTGTGCCTGACGGTGACGGGGGCCGCGGCCGCCGGACGCCGTACGGTGTGGCGCTTTGATTTATCGGAGGAGACGGCGCGCCTCACCACCTTGGGAACCTGCGTTCCCGGCCGGCCGGTCAACCTGGAGGCCGCGCTGAAAATCGGCGACGCCCTGGGGGGCCACATCGTGCAGGGGCACGTCGACGGGATCGGGCGCGTCGAAGCCGTTCGGCCGGAAAAAGGCGGCCGCCTCCTCACGTTTTCCTTCCCGCCGGCCTTGAAGGATTTCCTGGTGTCCAAGGGGTCGATCGCCGTCGACGGCATCAGCCTCACGGTGGTCCGTCCGCGGGGCGCGCGCTTCGACGCGGCCATCATTCCGCACACCGACGCCCACACCACCCTGGGGACGGCCCGGGTGGGGGACGCCGTGAACATTGAAGCCGACCCCCTGGCCAAACACGTGGCGGGCCTGCTGGCCGCCTGGAGAAAAAAATGA
- the ribD gene encoding bifunctional diaminohydroxyphosphoribosylaminopyrimidine deaminase/5-amino-6-(5-phosphoribosylamino)uracil reductase RibD, with protein MKPRSFSLRRGADAPRPDDIRWMARALALAERGRPHAHPNPIVGAVVARENRCVGEGAHERFGGPHAEVIALHRAGDRARGATLYVTLEPCHRFGKTPPCCDAILRSGVRRVVVAASDASVRGGGVSRLRARGLRVDTGLLEGPARDLNPGFHSRLEKKRPHVLLKIAQTIDGKIATAHGRSRWITGPAARRLGHRLRAQCDALLVGAGTVRRDNPALDAHGEGPDPIRTVLSASLDLPPAARVFRPAGLTWVLTRPDAPRSRRLVLQARGVTLIDAPGGAPGRLDLRRALAALARRGVGRLMVEGGGTTAAAFLEAGLVDEVYCFVAPGFLGGVDAPTSVEGRGVPTPAALRRLSRVNVSRVGTDLLLHGEF; from the coding sequence ATGAAACCCCGCTCCTTCTCCTTACGCCGGGGCGCCGATGCGCCCCGGCCCGACGACATCCGTTGGATGGCCCGCGCCCTGGCTTTGGCCGAGCGCGGACGTCCGCACGCCCACCCCAACCCGATCGTGGGCGCGGTGGTGGCCCGGGAAAACCGGTGCGTCGGGGAAGGCGCGCACGAGCGCTTCGGCGGTCCCCACGCGGAAGTGATCGCCCTCCATCGGGCGGGCGACCGCGCGCGCGGCGCCACCCTCTACGTGACGCTGGAACCCTGCCACCGTTTCGGCAAAACCCCGCCCTGTTGCGACGCCATTCTGCGTTCCGGCGTGCGCCGTGTGGTCGTGGCGGCGTCGGACGCGAGCGTCCGCGGGGGCGGTGTGTCCCGTCTGCGGGCGCGCGGACTCCGCGTTGACACCGGCCTGTTGGAAGGCCCCGCCCGCGATCTTAACCCCGGTTTTCATTCCCGCCTCGAAAAAAAACGCCCCCACGTTCTGTTAAAAATCGCCCAAACTATCGACGGCAAAATCGCCACCGCCCACGGCCGTTCCCGGTGGATCACCGGCCCCGCCGCCCGGCGCCTCGGTCACCGGTTGCGCGCCCAGTGCGACGCCCTGTTGGTGGGGGCGGGCACCGTGCGGCGGGACAACCCCGCTCTCGACGCCCACGGCGAGGGGCCCGATCCGATCCGAACGGTTTTGTCGGCCTCGCTGGACTTGCCCCCCGCCGCCCGGGTGTTCCGCCCCGCGGGGTTGACTTGGGTGTTGACCCGGCCCGACGCGCCCCGATCCCGGCGTTTGGTTTTGCAAGCGCGCGGCGTGACCTTGATCGACGCGCCGGGCGGCGCGCCCGGACGGCTGGATCTTCGGCGTGCCCTGGCGGCCCTGGCCCGGCGCGGGGTCGGCCGTTTGATGGTGGAGGGCGGGGGGACGACGGCCGCCGCGTTCCTGGAGGCGGGGCTTGTCGACGAAGTCTATTGTTTTGTGGCGCCGGGGTTTCTGGGCGGCGTCGACGCGCCGACTTCGGTCGAGGGGCGGGGCGTCCCGACCCCCGCGGCTCTGCGCCGCCTGTCCCGGGTTAACGTTTCCCGCGTGGGGACGGATCTCCTGCTTCACGGGGAATTTTGA
- a CDS encoding PAS domain S-box protein has product MTRRPGTGGGQPPLAAREGRSVLKAIGDAARRFARSVSGRFTNVFQGRTLGRQVLMTVIPVVMFVTVFSGFTTYRLVRKPIVASVRQLAGGEAAHLAATITAYFNERLEDMESLVQGPLFSEFHRARAAGDARETAARRRVLERVLTGIAERTRYEGARVYRDAAYFDAAGVPLHFARKDGALANAPLPPGFFAHVKRGQPLDFPVEGGAGGVPTKRLAKPAFDDAGNFLGVLLMDCDLTPVVDLLRGVRVSGDGAAFLADADGKNILDLPHHAGQRTVRAEAPLKETQTRWNWRVVVEVPEKGFLVKALWQSLGATVALSVIATLLITFLVAVRVSDLMSPVKSLVEGTRRFAAGDMSFRFARFPSIELNTLGASFNRMAETLEGRGKELEQRLRQLTALKDMEEAVIQRQEEDTVLRLCIEAVARGFTFDRVGLYWVDQSHKEIVGRFLYGSDLGGFSEAAFRKRRVPVGGVDILNEVLRSRTAVWLRSADEDPRVNRLFVDEARTREFVMAPICGKDKALGVLTADNLHSGRPLSESDREGLMLYAHAVGLALENAGLFQVVAENESRLRTVLENSPEAIIGLSREHWIGTWNRGAEKIFGFTAPEVIGKPLTILFPKSTAGEFKKLLARVMEKGSVRDFTMAAQAKEGRPLDLSVSWGGQHADFWMNKEWTLVIRDITEARRMQQQLIRSEKLSAVGQLISGIAHELNNPLQAVVGYSDILGDDVRQKADRQAGGTIAVDAKDVLNDLRIITENAMRCQKIIENLLLFVRQGEIEKKPVDLAKVVQSSRELLQYKLKKAAHIQVDVDFPEPCPRVRGNFQQIQQVFVNLMNNACDAMMAAGGDRPKAIRIAARETVAGVLRVEIADTGPGIPPEARDHVFEPFFTTKPEGRGTGLGLPVCRQIVEEHGGRLDFVTEVNRGTTFWFELPVAKDELALAPSAAPTLPPVRGRTILLVDDEPDVLGFLSKAIQAEGNTLDVAGGLRDAIARASSRPYDLVITDVRLGEGTGLSLYENWGLWSTHPRPPFLFMTGDVLNGAAVLDIEKKGLPLLRKPIDLSTFQNAVRKILAAALNNPPSKS; this is encoded by the coding sequence ATGACTCGCCGCCCGGGCACCGGCGGCGGTCAGCCGCCGCTCGCGGCGCGGGAAGGACGATCGGTGCTGAAGGCAATAGGGGACGCGGCGCGGCGGTTCGCCCGCTCCGTCTCGGGACGTTTCACGAACGTGTTCCAGGGACGGACCCTGGGCCGCCAGGTCCTCATGACGGTGATCCCCGTCGTAATGTTCGTCACCGTCTTTTCGGGTTTCACCACCTACCGGTTGGTCCGAAAACCCATCGTCGCGAGCGTGCGCCAATTGGCGGGGGGGGAAGCCGCCCACCTGGCCGCGACAATCACCGCCTATTTCAACGAGCGGCTTGAGGACATGGAGTCCCTCGTCCAAGGCCCCTTGTTTTCGGAGTTCCACCGCGCGCGCGCCGCCGGCGACGCCCGGGAAACGGCGGCCCGCCGCCGCGTCCTCGAACGCGTGCTGACCGGAATTGCGGAGCGGACGCGGTACGAGGGCGCGCGGGTTTATCGGGACGCCGCCTACTTCGACGCCGCGGGGGTTCCCCTGCATTTCGCCCGCAAGGACGGCGCCCTCGCGAACGCGCCGTTGCCGCCGGGTTTTTTCGCCCACGTCAAACGGGGGCAACCCCTGGATTTTCCTGTCGAAGGCGGTGCCGGGGGGGTTCCCACCAAACGGCTGGCCAAGCCCGCCTTCGATGACGCCGGTAATTTCTTGGGCGTCCTGTTGATGGATTGCGACTTGACCCCCGTGGTGGATTTGTTGCGGGGCGTGCGCGTGAGCGGGGACGGCGCGGCTTTTTTGGCGGACGCGGACGGGAAGAATATCCTCGACCTGCCCCATCACGCCGGGCAACGCACCGTGCGTGCGGAAGCGCCGCTCAAAGAAACCCAGACCCGGTGGAATTGGCGCGTGGTGGTGGAGGTCCCCGAAAAAGGGTTTCTGGTGAAGGCCCTTTGGCAAAGCCTGGGCGCCACGGTGGCCCTGTCGGTCATCGCCACCCTCCTCATCACTTTCCTCGTGGCCGTCCGTGTTTCCGATCTCATGAGCCCCGTCAAAAGTCTGGTGGAAGGGACGCGTCGGTTCGCCGCCGGGGACATGTCGTTCCGGTTCGCCCGGTTTCCCAGCATCGAACTCAACACCCTCGGGGCGTCCTTCAACAGGATGGCCGAGACCCTGGAGGGCCGCGGCAAAGAATTGGAGCAGCGCCTCCGCCAGTTGACCGCCTTGAAGGACATGGAGGAGGCGGTCATCCAGCGTCAGGAGGAGGACACCGTCTTGCGGTTGTGCATTGAAGCCGTGGCGCGGGGGTTCACTTTCGATCGCGTCGGTTTGTATTGGGTGGACCAATCCCACAAGGAGATCGTCGGGCGCTTCCTTTACGGCTCGGATCTCGGCGGTTTTTCCGAGGCGGCGTTCCGCAAGCGGCGGGTGCCCGTGGGGGGCGTCGATATTTTGAACGAAGTGTTGCGGTCCCGAACGGCGGTGTGGCTGCGTTCCGCCGACGAGGACCCCCGGGTCAACCGGTTGTTCGTCGACGAAGCCCGCACCCGCGAGTTCGTGATGGCCCCCATTTGCGGCAAAGACAAAGCCCTCGGCGTCCTCACCGCCGATAACCTCCACAGCGGCCGGCCCTTGTCGGAGTCCGACCGCGAGGGGTTGATGCTCTACGCCCACGCGGTCGGACTCGCCCTCGAGAACGCGGGGCTCTTCCAGGTCGTGGCGGAGAACGAATCGCGACTGCGGACGGTGCTGGAAAACTCCCCCGAAGCCATCATCGGTTTGTCGCGGGAGCATTGGATCGGAACGTGGAACCGCGGGGCGGAAAAAATCTTCGGGTTCACGGCCCCCGAGGTTATTGGGAAACCCCTTACCATATTGTTCCCGAAGTCCACCGCCGGGGAGTTTAAGAAGCTCCTGGCGCGGGTGATGGAGAAGGGGTCCGTCCGCGATTTCACCATGGCGGCCCAGGCCAAGGAGGGACGCCCCTTGGATCTTTCGGTGTCCTGGGGCGGCCAGCACGCCGATTTCTGGATGAACAAGGAATGGACCCTCGTGATCCGCGACATCACGGAGGCCCGTCGGATGCAGCAACAGCTGATCCGTTCGGAAAAGTTGTCCGCCGTGGGGCAATTGATCTCGGGCATCGCGCACGAGTTGAACAACCCCCTGCAGGCCGTGGTCGGCTACTCCGACATCCTGGGTGACGACGTCCGCCAAAAAGCCGACCGGCAGGCGGGGGGCACCATCGCCGTCGACGCGAAGGACGTCTTGAACGATTTGCGGATCATCACCGAAAACGCCATGCGGTGCCAAAAAATCATCGAAAACCTTTTGCTCTTCGTGCGCCAGGGCGAAATTGAAAAAAAGCCCGTCGATTTGGCCAAGGTCGTGCAGTCCTCCCGGGAGCTGCTTCAATACAAATTGAAAAAAGCCGCCCACATCCAGGTGGACGTGGATTTCCCCGAACCCTGCCCGCGCGTCCGCGGCAACTTCCAACAAATTCAGCAGGTGTTCGTGAATTTGATGAACAACGCCTGCGACGCCATGATGGCGGCCGGGGGCGACCGGCCCAAGGCCATCCGCATCGCGGCGCGCGAGACCGTCGCGGGGGTGCTGCGCGTGGAAATCGCCGACACCGGGCCGGGCATCCCGCCCGAAGCCCGCGATCATGTTTTCGAGCCGTTTTTCACCACCAAACCGGAAGGGCGCGGCACGGGGCTGGGTTTGCCCGTCTGCCGGCAAATCGTGGAAGAGCACGGCGGGCGTTTGGATTTCGTGACCGAAGTGAACCGCGGCACCACGTTTTGGTTTGAATTGCCCGTGGCCAAGGACGAGCTGGCCCTCGCCCCCTCCGCCGCCCCGACCCTGCCCCCGGTGCGGGGCCGCACGATTCTGTTGGTCGATGACGAGCCCGATGTGTTGGGGTTTTTGAGCAAAGCGATTCAGGCCGAGGGCAACACGCTGGACGTGGCGGGCGGTCTGCGGGACGCCATCGCGCGGGCGTCGTCGCGGCCCTACGACTTGGTGATCACCGATGTCCGGTTGGGCGAGGGCACGGGCCTGTCCCTTTATGAAAATTGGGGTCTGTGGTCGACGCATCCCCGGCCGCCTTTCCTGTTCATGACGGGGGACGTTTTGAACGGCGCGGCGGTCCTCGATATTGAAAAAAAAGGGTTGCCGCTTTTGCGCAAACCCATCGATTTGTCGACTTTCCAGAACGCCGTGCGAAAAATCCTTGCCGCGGCGTTGAACAACCCGCCCTCAAAAAGCTAA
- a CDS encoding thiamine pyrophosphate-binding protein, whose amino-acid sequence MSRSSKPKSTRAGNAGALPRPAARTAVQLLLAYLEQEGVDTVFGIPGGPLMPFYEAMFAGGKIRPVITKHEEGAAFMADGYARVSGRLGVCCATTGPGATNALTGIACAYRDSVPVLLLTAQIALSAFGKGAAQESSPLGIDIVDMYKDVTKASVMLMAPEKIAEVTRHLLRTSLSGRSGPIHLSLPADMMGRPVPDDLRKPQQYRPPSELFDRRSVKEAAKLLLQARRPVLLAGYGVHLSRAYDELRGLAERLKIPVATTQKGKGVFPEDHALSLGVFGFAGSPQADAVILSAETDLLLGVGTSFGELSTHAWDPRVGAGRRILHIDVDPNEIGKNYSVDAGLVGDARHVLREINFQLERDARWLEQTQDLGPRLAALRALKAITPRFIDEASGQSTAVPLLPQRVVAEMRKALPADTILFVDIGNVMAWALHYYTVREPGGFFINMGFGSMGHGVAAAIGGKLAAPDRPVVALTGDAAFAMNGLEVHTAVENDVPVVWVVLNNGGHGMVHLGETQQFQGRFNTSLFRRKLNVAQIADAVGALSFVVEKPGDTERALAAALAAKRPAVIDARVDPAAVPPTGMRLATLEKFFSAPQ is encoded by the coding sequence ATGAGCCGATCCTCGAAGCCCAAATCCACGCGCGCCGGGAACGCCGGGGCCCTTCCGCGGCCCGCCGCCCGCACCGCCGTCCAATTGCTGCTCGCCTATCTGGAACAGGAGGGGGTCGACACCGTTTTCGGCATCCCGGGCGGGCCCTTGATGCCCTTTTACGAAGCGATGTTCGCCGGCGGGAAAATCCGTCCCGTGATCACCAAGCACGAGGAAGGCGCCGCGTTCATGGCCGACGGTTACGCCCGGGTGTCCGGACGGCTCGGCGTCTGCTGCGCCACCACGGGCCCCGGCGCCACCAACGCGCTGACCGGCATCGCTTGCGCCTACCGCGATTCGGTCCCCGTGCTGTTGCTCACCGCCCAGATCGCCCTGTCCGCCTTCGGCAAAGGGGCCGCCCAGGAAAGCTCGCCCCTCGGCATCGACATCGTCGACATGTACAAGGACGTCACCAAGGCCAGCGTGATGCTGATGGCCCCCGAAAAAATCGCCGAGGTGACGCGGCATCTTTTGCGCACCAGCCTCTCGGGCCGGTCGGGGCCGATTCATTTGAGTTTGCCCGCGGACATGATGGGACGCCCCGTTCCCGACGACCTGCGCAAACCCCAGCAATACCGCCCCCCGTCGGAATTGTTCGACCGCCGCTCGGTCAAAGAGGCGGCCAAATTGTTGCTCCAAGCCCGCCGACCGGTGCTTTTGGCGGGCTACGGCGTCCATCTTTCCCGGGCCTACGACGAACTTCGCGGCCTGGCCGAACGACTGAAAATCCCGGTGGCCACGACCCAAAAAGGGAAAGGGGTGTTCCCCGAAGACCACGCCCTCTCCCTGGGCGTGTTCGGTTTCGCGGGTTCCCCCCAGGCGGACGCGGTGATTCTCTCCGCGGAGACGGACCTGCTCCTGGGCGTCGGCACGAGTTTCGGCGAATTGTCCACCCACGCCTGGGACCCGCGGGTCGGGGCCGGGCGCCGTATCCTCCATATTGACGTGGACCCCAACGAGATCGGTAAGAATTATTCGGTGGACGCGGGGCTCGTGGGCGACGCGCGCCACGTGCTGCGCGAAATCAATTTCCAGTTGGAACGCGACGCCCGTTGGTTGGAGCAAACCCAGGACCTGGGTCCGCGGTTGGCGGCCCTGCGCGCCCTCAAGGCCATCACCCCCCGGTTTATCGACGAAGCGAGCGGCCAATCCACGGCCGTGCCGCTTCTGCCCCAGCGCGTGGTGGCGGAAATGCGGAAAGCCCTCCCGGCGGACACCATCCTCTTCGTCGACATAGGAAACGTCATGGCGTGGGCCCTCCACTACTACACGGTCCGGGAACCCGGGGGCTTTTTCATCAACATGGGGTTCGGTTCCATGGGGCACGGGGTGGCCGCGGCCATCGGCGGCAAACTGGCCGCGCCGGACCGCCCCGTCGTGGCCCTCACCGGGGACGCCGCCTTCGCCATGAACGGCCTGGAGGTCCACACCGCGGTCGAAAACGACGTGCCGGTCGTCTGGGTGGTGCTCAACAACGGCGGTCACGGCATGGTGCACCTGGGCGAAACCCAGCAGTTCCAGGGCCGGTTCAATACCTCCCTCTTTCGACGGAAATTGAACGTCGCCCAGATCGCCGACGCGGTGGGCGCTTTGTCGTTCGTCGTGGAGAAGCCGGGGGACACGGAGCGCGCCCTGGCGGCGGCCCTCGCCGCCAAACGCCCCGCCGTCATCGACGCGCGCGTGGACCCCGCGGCCGTCCCGCCGACAGGCATGCGTTTGGCGACTTTGGAAAAGTTTTTCAGCGCGCCCCAATAA
- a CDS encoding UDP-glucose/GDP-mannose dehydrogenase family protein encodes MKPKNVAVIGAGYVGLVTGACLAELGHRVVCVDSDKKKVQTLRKGGVPIYEPGLPELVAVHRKARRLTFTGRIEDALRTADVVFIAVNTPPSPDGGADLSYVEAVARRVGQLLHRYTVIVEKSTVPVNTGDRVRQTLLLHGKKNVPFDVVSNPEFLREGTAVSDFMKPDRVVIGVESARAEAVMRELYAPLKAPLLVTDIKSAELIKHASNSFLALKISYANALATLCDRVGADVQLVTKGMGLDPRIGPSFLRAGLGYGGSCFPKDVAAFIHMADGVGLDFKILKAVREINDAARAWAVDALKKSLWTLRDKTIAVWGLAFKPDTDDLRNAPALDIIARIQAEGGRVNAYDPVAMTKARALLKDVRFCRNPYDAARGVDAVVLATEWKEFRDADLARLKALVRTPVFVDGRNALSPAALSAAGFHVHAVGRSGR; translated from the coding sequence ATGAAGCCGAAAAACGTGGCGGTCATCGGGGCGGGGTACGTGGGGTTGGTGACGGGCGCTTGCCTGGCCGAATTGGGGCACCGCGTCGTGTGCGTCGATTCGGACAAAAAGAAGGTGCAAACCCTGCGCAAGGGCGGGGTGCCGATTTACGAACCGGGCCTGCCGGAGCTGGTCGCGGTCCACCGCAAAGCCCGCCGGTTGACGTTCACGGGCCGCATCGAGGACGCCCTGCGGACGGCCGACGTCGTTTTCATCGCCGTCAACACGCCCCCGTCCCCCGACGGCGGCGCCGACCTCTCCTACGTGGAGGCCGTGGCGCGCCGGGTGGGGCAATTGCTCCACCGCTACACCGTCATCGTCGAAAAATCGACCGTCCCCGTGAACACGGGCGACCGCGTCCGCCAGACGCTCCTCCTGCACGGGAAAAAGAACGTTCCCTTCGATGTGGTGTCGAACCCGGAATTCCTGCGTGAAGGCACGGCGGTCTCCGATTTCATGAAACCCGACCGGGTCGTGATCGGCGTCGAATCGGCCCGGGCCGAGGCGGTGATGCGGGAGCTCTACGCCCCGTTGAAAGCGCCCCTGCTCGTGACCGACATTAAAAGCGCCGAGTTGATCAAGCACGCGTCGAACTCCTTTCTGGCCTTGAAAATCTCCTACGCCAACGCCTTGGCGACGCTCTGCGACCGCGTCGGCGCCGACGTTCAGCTCGTCACCAAGGGCATGGGGCTGGACCCCCGGATCGGCCCGTCCTTCCTGCGCGCCGGCCTGGGCTACGGGGGGTCCTGCTTCCCCAAAGACGTCGCCGCCTTCATCCACATGGCCGACGGCGTCGGATTGGACTTCAAGATTTTAAAGGCGGTGCGGGAGATCAACGACGCCGCCCGGGCCTGGGCGGTCGACGCCCTCAAAAAATCCCTGTGGACCCTGCGGGACAAGACGATCGCCGTCTGGGGTTTGGCTTTTAAACCCGACACGGACGACCTGCGGAACGCCCCCGCGCTCGACATCATCGCGCGGATCCAAGCCGAGGGAGGGCGCGTCAACGCCTACGACCCGGTGGCCATGACCAAGGCGCGGGCCCTCTTGAAGGACGTGCGTTTTTGCCGCAACCCCTACGACGCCGCCCGGGGGGTGGACGCGGTGGTGCTGGCCACGGAGTGGAAGGAATTCCGCGATGCGGACCTGGCCCGTCTGAAAGCGTTGGTGCGGACTCCGGTCTTTGTGGACGGGCGCAACGCCCTGTCCCCCGCGGCCCTGAGCGCGGCGGGGTTTCACGTTCACGCGGTGGGCCGGTCGGGCCGCTGA